A single genomic interval of Spirosoma linguale DSM 74 harbors:
- a CDS encoding PKD domain containing protein (PFAM: PKD domain containing protein; Carbohydrate binding family 6; cytochrome c class I~SMART: PKD domain containing protein; cellulose binding type IV~KEGG: sde:Sde_0722 Crp/FNR family transcriptional regulator), which yields MKNTRLPSRALLLAGLLAAAVPGITAEAQTAAKRTAVARPAMKAAESAVALNRVLVFSRTKGYRHGSIPAGKLAIMKLGKENGFAVDTTEDASKFTEANLKQYSAVIWLSTTGDVLDDAQQAAFERYIQAGGGYVGIHAAADTEYDWPWYNKLAGAYFLQHPKQQNAEIEIVDKNHPSTKMLPDRWKRWDEWYSYKSIQPDLKVLGKLDEKTYEGGKNGDNHPFIWHHDFDGGKAFYTGGGHTDESYADPLFLQHILGGIKSVMATSLKFGQAKTLPFPEENRFERQILTAGLDEPTELVVLDNGKVLFAERKGALKLYDPKKNSVKVVANFPVFTKFEYGLMGLNVDPNFKQNKWVYAFYSPITGKTVADTAQHLSRFVYDDVRDTLLMNTEKVLLTVPVKRDGCCHTGGSIAWDRKGNLYLSTGDDTNPFNSNGFAPIDERPGRSGWDARLTSSNTNDLRGKIMRIHPEADGTYTIPEGNLFPKGTPKTRPEIYVMGNRNPYRISVDQRTGFLYWGEVGPDAGENSEKYGPRGHDEVNQARKAGYYGWPLFVADNRPYNTRTFADSTTGPLFDPQKPINNSPNNTGLTELPPAQKAYIYYPYADSPEFGPIVGKGGRNAMGGPVYYYDDYAESSVKFPRHYDGKFFAYDWIRDWIHPVTMKENGDFVKMETFMPSTPFSHVIDMQFANDGSLYTLEYGQRWFAANPDARLSRITYNAGNRKPVAIASASKTVGSAPLTVKFDSKGSMDYDGDALKYSWSFGNGMPKQTAANPTVTFSKPGTYPATLTITDAAGNVASRTMEIKVGNAEPKVEVAVAGNKTFYFPDKPVKYAVNVVDKEDGTLKKGISPDDVTMTIDYLEGFDKTMLAQGHQANLGFSTGKRLIELSDCKACHAIDKKSIGPAYIDVAKKYKGVAQIESKLVRKVINGGGGVWGEQAMSAHPQLKESEVADMVGYILSLADEKKINRQPLAGDYVPAQQKKAGSYILTASYTDRGNGVIGPLTSSTSLALRSPMVKAVSADGKQDISQFDMPKVGPAAIGTKSGSYLAFNDIDLTGIQSISPTVFASNNQVAGGKLEARLDSPTGTLLGEAEVKQGTQGAVNLPFRQPVSGIHKLYLVFVNPEAKQKPLFAVDQVQFSTQGM from the coding sequence ATGAAAAACACACGGCTTCCCTCCCGCGCCTTGCTGCTGGCGGGTTTGCTGGCAGCGGCTGTACCGGGCATAACCGCCGAGGCACAAACGGCTGCCAAACGTACCGCAGTTGCCAGACCCGCTATGAAAGCGGCAGAAAGCGCTGTGGCCTTAAACCGAGTACTGGTCTTTTCGAGGACAAAAGGCTACCGCCACGGCTCTATCCCCGCTGGTAAATTGGCCATCATGAAGCTGGGTAAGGAAAACGGATTTGCGGTCGATACAACCGAAGATGCCAGCAAGTTTACCGAAGCGAACCTTAAACAGTACAGCGCTGTCATCTGGCTCAGCACCACCGGCGATGTGCTCGACGATGCCCAGCAGGCAGCTTTCGAACGCTACATTCAGGCGGGTGGCGGTTATGTGGGTATCCACGCAGCTGCCGACACCGAGTACGACTGGCCCTGGTACAACAAACTGGCGGGTGCTTACTTCCTGCAACACCCCAAACAGCAGAACGCCGAAATCGAGATCGTCGATAAAAACCACCCATCCACCAAAATGCTGCCCGACCGCTGGAAGCGCTGGGATGAGTGGTACAGCTACAAGAGCATCCAGCCTGACCTGAAGGTTTTGGGTAAGCTGGACGAAAAAACCTATGAAGGTGGCAAAAACGGCGACAATCACCCGTTTATCTGGCACCATGATTTCGATGGTGGCAAGGCGTTCTACACGGGCGGTGGCCACACCGACGAGTCATATGCCGACCCACTGTTCTTACAGCATATTCTGGGTGGTATCAAATCGGTTATGGCAACCAGCCTGAAATTCGGACAGGCGAAAACGCTGCCCTTTCCGGAAGAAAACCGCTTCGAACGTCAAATCCTGACCGCTGGCCTGGACGAACCAACCGAACTGGTTGTTCTTGACAACGGTAAAGTGCTTTTTGCAGAACGGAAGGGTGCCCTAAAACTCTACGACCCAAAGAAGAACTCGGTTAAAGTGGTGGCTAACTTTCCGGTATTCACCAAGTTTGAATACGGACTGATGGGACTGAATGTTGATCCCAACTTTAAGCAGAACAAGTGGGTGTATGCATTCTATTCACCTATTACGGGTAAAACGGTAGCCGATACGGCCCAGCACCTGTCTCGCTTCGTATATGACGACGTTCGGGATACGTTGCTGATGAACACCGAAAAAGTGCTGCTGACGGTTCCCGTTAAGCGTGATGGCTGCTGCCATACCGGCGGCTCCATTGCGTGGGACCGCAAAGGCAACCTGTACCTGTCGACGGGTGATGATACCAACCCGTTTAACTCTAACGGCTTTGCGCCTATCGACGAACGGCCGGGTCGCAGTGGCTGGGATGCCCGTTTAACATCGAGCAACACCAATGATCTGCGTGGTAAAATCATGCGTATTCATCCCGAGGCCGATGGTACCTATACCATTCCCGAAGGCAACCTGTTCCCCAAAGGAACGCCCAAAACCCGCCCCGAGATTTATGTGATGGGTAACCGGAACCCTTACCGGATTTCGGTCGATCAGCGCACTGGATTCCTGTACTGGGGTGAAGTAGGTCCTGATGCCGGTGAGAACAGCGAAAAATACGGTCCCCGCGGCCACGATGAAGTAAACCAGGCCCGAAAGGCTGGTTATTATGGCTGGCCCCTCTTTGTAGCCGACAATCGGCCGTACAACACCCGCACGTTTGCCGACAGCACGACAGGCCCCCTGTTCGATCCGCAGAAGCCAATCAATAACTCACCCAACAACACGGGTTTAACGGAGTTGCCTCCAGCGCAGAAAGCCTACATCTATTACCCGTATGCCGACTCGCCCGAATTTGGCCCTATCGTTGGTAAAGGCGGTCGGAATGCGATGGGTGGCCCGGTTTATTATTACGACGACTATGCTGAATCGTCCGTAAAATTCCCCCGTCATTACGATGGTAAATTCTTTGCCTACGACTGGATTCGCGACTGGATTCATCCGGTTACAATGAAAGAAAACGGCGATTTCGTGAAGATGGAGACCTTTATGCCGAGCACGCCTTTCTCGCACGTGATCGATATGCAGTTTGCTAACGACGGATCGCTATACACGCTCGAATATGGCCAGCGGTGGTTTGCCGCTAACCCCGACGCCCGCCTGTCGCGCATTACCTACAATGCCGGTAACCGGAAGCCCGTTGCCATAGCCAGCGCCAGCAAAACTGTTGGTTCCGCTCCATTGACCGTGAAATTCGATAGCAAAGGATCGATGGATTACGACGGCGATGCGCTGAAGTACTCCTGGTCGTTCGGAAATGGAATGCCCAAACAAACGGCCGCCAACCCAACGGTAACGTTCAGTAAGCCGGGGACCTATCCCGCTACGCTGACCATTACCGATGCAGCCGGTAATGTCGCTTCGAGAACGATGGAAATTAAAGTCGGTAATGCCGAGCCCAAAGTTGAAGTAGCCGTAGCCGGGAACAAAACCTTTTACTTCCCCGACAAACCGGTGAAATACGCCGTAAACGTTGTCGATAAGGAAGATGGAACGTTGAAGAAAGGCATTAGTCCGGACGATGTGACCATGACCATTGACTACCTCGAAGGCTTCGACAAAACAATGCTGGCGCAAGGTCACCAGGCCAATCTGGGCTTCTCGACCGGCAAACGCCTGATTGAGCTGAGTGATTGTAAAGCTTGCCACGCCATCGATAAAAAATCCATTGGACCTGCTTACATCGACGTAGCGAAAAAATACAAAGGCGTTGCTCAGATTGAAAGCAAACTGGTTCGCAAAGTGATCAACGGTGGTGGTGGTGTTTGGGGCGAACAGGCTATGAGCGCTCACCCGCAGTTGAAAGAAAGTGAAGTGGCCGATATGGTAGGTTATATTCTTTCGCTGGCCGATGAGAAGAAAATAAACCGCCAGCCACTGGCCGGTGATTATGTACCAGCTCAGCAGAAGAAAGCGGGCTCTTATATCCTGACCGCCAGCTATACCGACCGTGGGAATGGCGTAATTGGCCCCCTGACCAGTTCTACATCACTAGCCTTACGCTCGCCCATGGTGAAAGCGGTTTCGGCCGATGGTAAGCAGGATATTTCTCAATTCGATATGCCTAAAGTAGGACCAGCGGCTATTGGAACAAAATCGGGAAGCTATCTGGCGTTTAACGATATTGACCTGACAGGCATTCAAAGCATTTCGCCAACCGTATTTGCCTCAAACAATCAGGTTGCGGGTGGTAAACTCGAAGCCCGGCTCGATTCCCCAACTGGTACGCTGCTGGGAGAAGCTGAGGTTAAGCAAGGCACCCAAGGAGCCGTTAATCTGCCTTTCCGCCAGCCGGTTTCGGGTATTCATAAGCTCTATCTGGTTTTCGTGAATCCCGAAGCGAAACAGAAACCACTGTTTGCTGTAGATCAGGTTCAGTTCTCGACGCAGGGCATGTAA
- a CDS encoding AAA family ATPase (KEGG: aeh:Mlg_2346 AAA family ATPase), which yields MVNRIAEAKLAQLAASFKAVALTGPRQSGKTTLTKKLFNDKPYVSLENPDSRQFALDDPRGFLASYPQGAIPIGGIKQVTK from the coding sequence ATGGTTAATCGAATAGCTGAAGCAAAATTGGCGCAATTGGCGGCTAGCTTCAAAGCCGTTGCACTCACAGGCCCCCGCCAGTCCGGAAAAACAACGTTAACTAAAAAGCTATTCAACGATAAGCCTTATGTTTCGCTGGAAAATCCTGACTCCCGTCAATTTGCCTTAGATGATCCAAGAGGGTTTCTAGCCTCCTATCCACAAGGGGCTATACCTATTGGCGGGATAAAACAGGTCACGAAGTAG
- a CDS encoding Protein of unknown function, Porph ging (PFAM: Protein of unknown function, Porph ging~KEGG: hypothetical protein) codes for MKKVLIVLCLLLSSATMAQKTEGVVTYVRKEYWLKIINRLTFLSQEQKDRETQTLKNFAEENKGIKMKLSFSPNESMYTYNSDEPEEGGYSWRKDELFLYRNFEKDKKTDVIEMLGKTYIIEDSLHAPVWKIGNQIKEVAGYICMKAETEDPVKKVKITAWFAQDIPVAAGPERINSLPGLILALDVNDGDVTVEAINVAFRPLAPDDLKLPKLKGKKINDVMFDNIVRQYITDQMTARRNPYWAIRY; via the coding sequence ATGAAAAAAGTACTTATAGTCCTGTGTCTGCTGTTGAGTTCGGCTACTATGGCACAAAAAACAGAAGGTGTCGTAACGTATGTCCGGAAAGAATACTGGCTGAAAATCATTAATAGGCTGACCTTTCTAAGTCAGGAACAAAAAGACCGGGAAACGCAAACCTTAAAGAACTTCGCAGAAGAAAATAAAGGTATCAAGATGAAGCTTTCCTTCAGTCCTAACGAAAGTATGTACACTTACAATAGCGACGAACCCGAGGAGGGCGGATACTCGTGGCGGAAAGATGAGCTGTTTCTGTACCGTAACTTCGAGAAAGATAAAAAGACAGACGTGATCGAGATGCTGGGTAAAACATACATCATTGAAGATTCGTTACATGCGCCCGTCTGGAAGATCGGGAATCAGATTAAAGAGGTCGCGGGCTATATCTGCATGAAAGCTGAAACGGAAGACCCTGTTAAAAAGGTTAAAATTACGGCTTGGTTTGCCCAGGATATACCCGTAGCGGCCGGGCCGGAACGCATAAATAGCTTACCAGGTCTGATTCTGGCGTTAGACGTAAACGATGGCGACGTAACGGTAGAAGCCATTAATGTGGCCTTCAGGCCCCTGGCTCCCGATGATTTGAAGCTGCCCAAACTGAAAGGAAAGAAAATCAATGACGTGATGTTCGACAACATTGTCCGGCAATACATTACTGATCAAATGACGGCCCGACGCAATCCATACTGGGCGATTCGTTATTAA